One part of the Botrytis cinerea B05.10 chromosome 8, complete sequence genome encodes these proteins:
- the Bccoq3 gene encoding Bccoq3 yields MPLTLSTPLRPTSLRNINLLLRTAPRYVQNQFRSQSTTPNHSHSSSSVNPNEVSHFNALASTWWDPHGSSRLLHLMNPLRHDFIRTCHASQPIPPASSGLKYLDIGCGGGIFAESAARMGNSGSVTAIDPSPVVLNVAKAHARKDPGLQGKLTYLNTSIEGLARPTSREEQYDVLSLFEVIEHITYPSEFLDKCTPFVKPGGWIIMSTMARTWTSWLTTKVVAEDVMGIVPRGTHDWNQYINEEELRGHFLRERGWNSPIVRGVVYVPGLGWKVVPGSEKVGNYFFGIRRDEVTQV; encoded by the coding sequence atgcCCCTCACCCTCTCCACGCCACTACGTCCGACATCCCTCCGAAACATCAACCTACTTCTCCGAACCGCTCCTCGATACGTCCAGAACCAATTCCGAAGTCAATCCACCACTCCCAatcattcccattcctcatCCTCCGTCAATCCCAACGAAGTCTCGCATTTCAATGCCCTCGCATCAACATGGTGGGATCCACACGGCTCTTCGCGCTTATTGCATCTGATGAATCCGCTCCGTCATGATTTCATTCGCACATGCCATGCTTCGCAGCCCATCCCCCCCGCCTCCTCGGGGTTGAAATATCTCGACATCGGCTGTGGCGGCGGGATCTTCGCCGAAAGTGCTGCGCGGATGGGAAATTCCGGGAGCGTCACGGCGATTGATCCTTCGCCCGTCGTGTTGAATGTGGCAAAGGCGCATGCGCGCAAAGATCCGGGGCTGCAGGGCAAATTAACGTATTTGAATACGTCGATTGAGGGATTGGCGAGGCCGACATCGAGGGAGGAGCAATATGATGTGCTTTCGCTGTTTGAGGTTATTGAACATATTACGTATCCGTCTGAGTTTTTGGATAAGTGTACGCCGTTTGTGAAGCCGGGGGGGTGGATTATTATGAGTACGATGGCGAGGACGTGGACGAGTTGGCTGACGACGAAGGTGGTGGCGGAGGATGTTATGGGGATTGTACCGAGGGGGACGCATGATTGGAATCAGTATATCAATGAGGAGGAGTTGAGAGGACATTttttgagggagaggggatgGAATAGTCCGATTGTTAGGGGAGTGGTTTATGTGCCGGGGTTGGGGTGGAAGGTTGTGCCTGGGAGTGAGAAGGTGGGGAATTATTTCTTTGGGATTAGAAGGGATGAGGTTACGCAGGTGTGA
- the Bcrib3 gene encoding Bcrib3: MPSSDIIHEFDTIEDTIAAFKNGEFIIVLDSTSRENEGDLIISASDMTPEKMAFMVRHTSGIICTPIPPSLTTQFALPQMVSDNEDPNRTAYTISIDANHPSTTTGISAHDRSLACTMLADAKSGPQNFRRPGHVFPLRAREGGVRERPGHTEAAVDFCKLAGKPPVGVICEIVEDGEEVVGQAIRKEPGMLRRDGCLAFGKKWGLKTCTIEALVEYMEEKEGKWVKDGEQRNGNGV, translated from the exons ATGCCTTCTTCAGATATCATCCACGAATTCGATACAATCGAAGACACCATCGCCGCCTTCA AAAATGGCGAATTCATCATCGTCCTCGACTCCACCTCGCGCGAAAACGAAGGCGACCTAATAATATCCGCCAGCGACATGACCCCCGAGAAAATGGCCTTCATGGTCCGCCACACCTCCGGCATAATCTGCACACCGATCCCACCCTCTCTAACCACGCAATTCGCGCTCCCCCAGATGGTCAGCGATAACGAAGATCCCAACCGGACCGCCTACACCATAAGTATCGACGCCAACCACCCATCGACCACCACCGGCATCAGCGCCCACGATCGCTCTCTCGCCTGCACCATGCTTGCGGATGCGAAATCCGGCCCGCAGAATTTCCGGAGACCCGGTCACGTATTCCCGTTGCGGGCGCGAGAGGGCGGTGTTCGTGAGAGACCGGGTCATACGGAGGCCGCGGTGGACTTTTGCAAATTGGCGGGAAAGCCACCTGTGGGCGTTATATGTGAGATtgtggaggatggagaggaagtgGTGGGACAGGCGATTAGGAAGGAGCCGGGAATGTTGaggagagatggatgtttggcctttggaaagaaatgggGGTTGAAGACTTGTACGATCGAGGCTCTAGTGGAGTAtatggaggagaaagaggggaAGTGGGTGAAGGATGGGGAGCAGCGTAATGGAAATGGGGTTTGA
- the Bccp6 gene encoding Bccp6, with translation MRYFFFLSVLLPLTFAQYPPISNLTRITSPVDGNITISYKTPPTGTCQTVFDSQEQYTGWVNIPGSYATNTFFWFISARDPTDQLTIWLNGGPGSSSMIGLFNENGPCEVIEVAQGKFATEARDWGWDRASNMLYIDQPNQVGFSYDTPTNCSLDLLTSDLYTPQQTLPDSQPADTFLNGTFSSLNVNNTANTTEIAGMAIWHMLQGFLGAFPQYAPNNSSAMNIHLFAESYGGKYGPAFATLWEEQNEKRANGTLSQNTTIDIKLKSLGIVNGCVDDLIQAPYYPNFAVNNTFGLSAINPTRAKLATANFYASGGCKDLITQCRAAVQSQDPTNEGNVSSVNSACSNAYNSCLTNVLEPYYDAGRSVYDISHNLPDSFPPSTYLEYLNTAAFQSAIGSPVNYTETNLQVVAAFTSTGDYERKSYIPEIAALVNSGIHVGLMYGDRDYICNWLGGEAISLAVAEQVSSEYASKFPAAGYAPIITNTSYIGGVVRQFGNLSFSRIYDAGHSIPAYQPETAFQVFARIIMGTSLSTGETINSSVYNTTGPLNATHTTSLPSSPTNTCYLRNIPGTCTEDERQMIIAGKGAIVDGVLYSDSSDYSAHTSTITTTGSGSAKSASVTTTTEILTGLFTATATPSPSKSFAIPVARLDFGILSLFSALGFFSIFI, from the exons ATGCgttacttcttctttctttcggTGCTTCTGCCCCTCACATTCGCTCAATATCCACCTATTTCCAACCTCACTAGAATAACTTCCCCAGTCGATGGGAACATCACCATCTCTTACAAAACACCACCAACAGGCACCTGCCAAACCGTTTTCGATTCTCAAGAACAATATACAGGTTGGGTTAACATACCGGGCAGTTATGCGACGAACACGTTCTTTTGGTTTATCTCTGCGAGAGATCCTACAGATCAACTTACTATATGGTTAAATGGAGGGCCAGGCTCCAGCTCGATGATTGGACTTTTCAATGAAAACGGTCCTTGTGAGGTTATTGAAGTAGCACAGGGGAAGTTTGCGACGGAAGCTAGGGATTGGGGCTGGGATAGAGCTTCTAATATGCTATATATTGATCAG CCCAACCAGGTTGGATTCTCATATGACACACCTACTAATTGCTCTCTCGACCTTCTTACGTCTGATTTATATACTCCACAGCAGACTCTCCCAGACTCGCAGCCTGCGGATACATTTTTAAATGGAACATTTAGCTCACTGAACGTTAATAACACGGCCAATACTACCGAGATAGCAGGAATGGCTATATGGCACATGCTTCAAGGATTTCTTGGTGCCTTTCCACAATATGCTCCAAACAACAGTTCTGCTATGAACATTCACTTGTTCGCAGAGAGTTATGGTGGAAAATATGGCCCAGCTTTCGCAACCCTTTGGGAAGAGCAGAACGAGAAACGTGCAAACGGCACGTTGTCTCAAAACACAACCATTGACATTAAACTCAAATCGCTTGGAATAGTCAATGGTTGTGTGGATGACTTAATTCAAGCCCCTTATTATCCTAATTTCGCAGTCAATAATACCTTTGGTCTTAGTGCTATCAATCCCACAAGGGCAAAATTGGCGACTGCCAACTTTTACGCTTCTGGTGGCTGCAAGGACCTAATTACACAATGTCGAGCCGCCGTGCAAAGCCAGGACCCTACAAATGAGGGCAATGTGTCAAGTGTTAACAGCGCTTGTTCCAATGCATACAACAGTTGTTTAACGAACGTACTGGAACCATATTATGACGCTGGAAGAAGTGTATACGATATTTCTCATAATCTGCCTGATTCATTTCCACCCAGTACATACCTCGAGTACCTCAATACCGCTGCTTTTCAATCTGCTATTGGTTCACCAGTCAACTACACTGAGACAAATCTTCAAGTTGTTGCTGCTTTCACATCCACTGGAGACTACGAGCGTAAATCTTACATACCCGAAATAGCTGCGCTCGTAAATTCTGGTATTCATGTTGGGTTGATGTATGGTGATAGGgattatatttgtaattgGCTCGGTGGAGAAGCTATATCTTTAGCCGTTGCAGAACAGGTTTCATCTGAATATGCCTCGAAGTTTCCAGCCGCGGGCTACGCTCCTATCATAACTAATACTTCTTACATTGGTGGTGTTGTGAGGCAATTTGGCAATCTCTCCTTCAGTCGTATATACGACGCAGGTCACAGTATCCCGGCCTACCAACCCGAGACCGCTTTCCAAGTTTTTGCCCGGATCATAATGGGCACCTCTCTCTCGACCGGAGAAACCATCAATTCATCGGTTTACAATACCACTGGTCCCCTGAATGCCACACATACCACAAGTCTCCCATCATCCCCAACAAATACATGCTACCTCCGTAATATCCCCGGAACATGTACGGAAGATGAACGGCAGATGATCATCGCCGGGAAGGGGGCGATTGTCGATGGAGTACTTTATAGTGATTCCTCGGATTACAGTGCTCATACTAGTACTATAACAACAACAGGTTCTGGAAGTGCTAAGTCTGCCTCAGTTACTACCACTACAGAAATCCTTACAGGTCTTTTCACTGCTACTGCAACTCCTAGTCCTAGCAAATCTTTTGCGATTCCTGTAGCAAGATTGGATTTCGGGATTTTGTCGCTATTCAGCGCATTAGGATTCTTTTCTATCTTCATCTGA